Within Microbacterium proteolyticum, the genomic segment TCGACGCGCTCGACGCGCGCGCGGTGTGCGGTCCCGCCAACAACCCGCTCGCCGACCGTTCCGGAGCCGACCGACTCGCCGCCCGCGGCGTGCTCTACGCCCCCGACTTCGTGGTGAACGCCGGCGGTGTCATCTACCTCGACCTCGTGGCCAAGCGTCTCGGCTCGCGCGACGAGATCATGGGCCGCGTCGCGGGGATCGGCGACACGCTCCGCCGCGTGTTCGACGAGGCGGAGTCCCGCGGCGTGACGCCGCTCGCGGCAGCCGAGGGCCTCGCCGCCGAACGCCTGCGCGTGGGCGCCGCATCCGACGCCCTGGTCTGATCCGCGCCGGAAACACGGAAGGGCCCCGGATGCCACGGCATCCGGGGTCCTTCTCCACTCTCAGTGGGCTGCGTCGTACGCCTCGAGAACCGTCGCGGAGATGCGCCCCCGCGCATTGATGGAATAGCCGTTCTCTTCGGCCCACGCACGCACGTCGCCGAGGTCGCGTGCGGATTCCGAACGGGTCTTCGACCCCCGTCGAGCGGGGGCGGGGACGGAACCGAGTCCACGGCCGGCGGAGACGAAGGGCTCGAAGGCGGCGCGGAGCTTCGCCGCATTCTCCGGAGAGAGATCGATTTCGTAGGCACGCCCCTCGACCGAGAAATGAATCGTGGTCCCGTCGTCGATGACCGATCCGTCGAGATCGTCGATGAGTTGCGTGATCTGCTTTTTCGCCATGGTTCGCATTCTATGACCCGAGCATGACCGTATTCCGTGAAGGATGCGTGACTTCACCCGGCCAATAACCCCACCGAACTGGTCAGTCATTCGGGGAAGAACGGGGTTCTCCCCCTTCGATCGCCGTGATCCGATGGTCTTCGCCATGCGACAGTTCGTGCGACAGAAAGTCCGCGTCGAGCGGAAGGCGAAGCGCGAACTGCGCGAATGCGGAAACCCGCAGAAGTGCGTCGTCGACGGTCACGTCCAGGACATGACCACCCACCTGGCGGTCGTCGCTGAGGAAATGCAGATGCAGCGCAGCGACCGTGATGCCCTGGTAGATACGGGGCATCCAGAACCCGACGACGACACCGGCGACGCCGGAGACCTCCGTCTCGATCTGCTCCGCCGCGACCTCCGCCAGCGGCCGGAGCGGCGGCTCCTGTCGCGCGGTGACGCGGGTGCGGATCCGCG encodes:
- a CDS encoding histone-like nucleoid-structuring protein Lsr2, which gives rise to MAKKQITQLIDDLDGSVIDDGTTIHFSVEGRAYEIDLSPENAAKLRAAFEPFVSAGRGLGSVPAPARRGSKTRSESARDLGDVRAWAEENGYSINARGRISATVLEAYDAAH
- a CDS encoding acetolactate decarboxylase: MTQFAVLDALLGGVYSSGVSVSEMLGWGDTGIGCCEGLGGEVLVIDGEAFECTAGAPPRRMRADETLPFVDVCTLGDSPGKALRGVDLAGLTAAVEARLLSRNLFHAVRIDGVMARIRTRVTARQEPPLRPLAEVAAEQIETEVSGVAGVVVGFWMPRIYQGITVAALHLHFLSDDRQVGGHVLDVTVDDALLRVSAFAQFALRLPLDADFLSHELSHGEDHRITAIEGGEPRSSPND